The Triticum aestivum cultivar Chinese Spring chromosome 7B, IWGSC CS RefSeq v2.1, whole genome shotgun sequence genome window below encodes:
- the LOC123160138 gene encoding uncharacterized protein: MATPKRIYSPLSEIPAHLLEQIFLRLPDPEDLARTSAVCVTFRRLVTDGSFLRRFRRLHPPQVLGILDLGGFHPAQPPHPSAPAARALALAADFSFSFLPSRRRRAVQDVRDGRVILVRKQNMMAGELSMFPDLVVCDPLHRRYVLLPRVPDDLVASVERQDDEFLGWSCEPSFIPPSDEEAALAEETAFRVIWSACCKTNMAVFVFSSSTGQWRHLVDGCVYWVSPMNNTDLLVLDTRTMEFSVADLPPGEWSQQDIAIVDAGEGRLGMFCVDDENASDKSYLCYTIRQNKGESSGEWQMEKISLGSGYRYCIGGGTEKYLILQRIEAQKYLSLTPPIMEFCKLNVRTMQVERICAESCGFSGSKAFIYTNFPPSLLSLPTV; the protein is encoded by the exons ATGGCGACCCCCAAGAGAATTTACTCGCCTCTGTCGGAGATCCCCGCCCACCTCTTGGAGCAGATATTCCTCCGGCTGCCCGACCCAGAAGACCTCGCCCGCACCTCCGCCGTCTGCGTTACCTTCCGCCGCCTCGTCACCGACGGCTCATTCCTCCGCCGATTCCGTCGCCTCCACCCACCACAAGTCCTCGGCATCCTCGACCTCGGCGGGTTCCACCCCGCTCAGCCGCCTCACCCGTCGGCGCCCGCCGCCCGCGCGCTCGCCCTGGCCGCTGACTTCTCCTTTTCGTTCCTGCCTTCGCGCCGCCGACGGGCCGTCCAGGACGTCCGTGACGGCCGCGTCATCCTCgtccgcaagcaaaacatgatggcCGGGGAGCTCTCGATGTTCCCGGATCTTGTGGTGTGCGACCCCTTGCACCGGCGGTACGTCCTGCTTCCCCGGGTGCCTGACGACCTAGTGGCATCGGTGGAGAGGCAAGATGACGAATTTTTAGGGTGGTCTTGCGAGCCCAGCTTCATCCCACCTAGCGATGAGGAGGCTGCCCTGGCGGAAGAGACGGCGTTCAGAGTGATCTGGTCGGCATGTTGCAAAACCAATATGGCCGTGTTTGTCTTCTCTTCGAGCACTGGGCAATG GCGCCATTTGGTGGACGGATGCGTCTACTGGGTCTCGCCGATGAACAATACAGATTTGCTTGTGCTTGACACCAGGACTATGGAGTTCTCCGTTGCTGACCTCCCACCCGGAGAATGGAGCCAGCAGGATATAGCTATTGTGGATGCAGGGGAAGGCAGGCTTGGGATGTTTTGTGTAGATGATGAAAATGCAAGTGATAAATCTTATCTCTGTTATACCATCAGGCAAAACAAAggcgagagctccggcgagtgGCAGATGGAGAAAATCTCACTAGGTTCTGGGTATCGGTATTGTATCGGAGGTGGAACAGAGAAGTACTTGATCCTACAAAGGATAGAAGCCCAGAAGTACTTATCGCTAACACCACCAATCATGGAATTTTGCAAACTGAATGTCAGGACAATGCAAGTTGAGAGGATTTGTGCTGAATCTTGCGGGTTCTCTGGGTCTAAAGCGTTCATATATACCAACTTCCCACCGTCGTTGTTGTCTTTACCGACAGTATGA